One Thermicanus aegyptius DSM 12793 DNA segment encodes these proteins:
- the aceB gene encoding malate synthase A, with the protein METETERKATGIEVKGPYDPGFSEILTEEALSFVEELVRRFRPRRDELLALRQKRQTEIDQGKMPDFLPETKEIREGDWKIAPIPDDLQDRRVEITGPVDRKMIINALNSGANVFMADFEDATSPTWRNMIVGQLNLRDAVNRKITFTSPEGKEYRLNPKIATLIVRPRGLHLDEKHIFVDGKPIPGGFLDFALYFYHNVDQLLKNGTGPYFYLPKMESHLEARLWNEIFLFAEQKKNIPIGTIKATVLIETILAAFEMDEILYELKEHAAGLNCGRWDYIFSFIKKFRNHPDVIFPDRAQVTMTTHFMRSYSLLAIKTCHRRHAHAIGGMAAQIPIKNNPAANEEAFAKVRADKLREATDGHDGTWVAHPGLVPVAKSVFDEHMPQKNQIHRKQEDVAVAAQDLLQLPQGEITEQGLRTNVNVAVQYMAAWLNGTGSVPLFHLMEDAATAEISRAQIWQWIHHPKGILSDGRKVTPELFEQIAAEEMGKIKEQVGAETFAHGRYEEALQLIRDISLKDEFVEFLTLPGYELLD; encoded by the coding sequence ATGGAAACGGAAACGGAAAGGAAAGCCACAGGGATTGAAGTGAAAGGACCATACGATCCCGGGTTCTCCGAAATTCTCACGGAAGAGGCGTTATCTTTTGTAGAAGAACTGGTACGCCGTTTTCGACCCAGGCGAGATGAACTTCTGGCTTTACGCCAAAAGAGACAGACGGAGATCGATCAGGGGAAGATGCCTGACTTTCTCCCGGAAACAAAGGAGATAAGGGAAGGGGATTGGAAAATTGCTCCCATTCCCGATGATCTTCAGGATCGTCGTGTAGAGATCACCGGTCCGGTAGATCGAAAAATGATTATTAACGCTTTAAATTCCGGGGCCAACGTCTTTATGGCAGACTTTGAGGATGCCACCTCCCCAACGTGGAGAAACATGATCGTAGGACAGTTAAACCTAAGAGATGCGGTAAACCGAAAAATTACCTTTACCAGTCCTGAAGGGAAAGAGTATCGCCTCAATCCTAAGATCGCTACGCTCATCGTACGTCCCCGGGGATTGCACCTCGATGAAAAACATATCTTCGTCGATGGAAAACCGATCCCCGGTGGGTTTCTCGATTTTGCTCTTTATTTCTATCATAATGTAGATCAGCTTTTGAAAAACGGTACGGGTCCTTATTTCTACCTTCCAAAGATGGAATCCCATCTGGAAGCTAGGCTTTGGAATGAGATTTTCCTTTTCGCTGAACAAAAAAAGAATATTCCTATAGGAACGATTAAAGCGACGGTTTTGATCGAAACCATCCTTGCCGCTTTTGAAATGGATGAGATCCTATACGAATTAAAAGAGCATGCAGCCGGTTTAAACTGCGGACGCTGGGACTACATCTTTAGCTTTATCAAAAAATTCCGCAATCACCCTGATGTGATCTTCCCAGATCGTGCCCAAGTTACCATGACGACTCACTTCATGCGCTCTTATTCCCTTCTCGCCATAAAAACGTGCCATCGCCGCCATGCCCATGCCATTGGCGGAATGGCTGCCCAGATTCCGATTAAGAATAACCCAGCCGCCAATGAAGAAGCATTTGCCAAAGTAAGGGCAGATAAGTTAAGGGAAGCGACCGATGGTCATGATGGAACATGGGTCGCTCATCCCGGACTCGTTCCCGTGGCTAAATCGGTCTTTGATGAACATATGCCTCAGAAAAACCAAATCCATCGGAAACAGGAAGATGTTGCGGTTGCAGCTCAAGATTTATTGCAACTTCCCCAGGGAGAAATCACAGAACAAGGATTGCGGACCAATGTGAATGTAGCCGTCCAGTACATGGCTGCCTGGTTAAACGGTACAGGTAGTGTCCCCCTCTTTCACCTGATGGAAGACGCCGCTACGGCTGAGATTTCCAGAGCCCAAATTTGGCAATGGATTCACCATCCGAAGGGAATTTTATCCGATGGTCGAAAGGTAACTCCTGAGCTATTTGAACAAATTGCCGCCGAAGAAATGGGTAAAATCAAAGAACAGGTTGGAGCGGAAACATTTGCCCATGGACGTTATGAAGAGGCATTGCAGCTGATCCGGGATATTTCGTTGAAAGATGAATTCGTTGAGTTCCTCACCCTCCCTGGATATGAGCTCTTGGATTAA
- a CDS encoding Hsp20/alpha crystallin family protein, producing MQGKRHSFPQIWEKIEKEWEEFLRNDLPSLQNWAFVEEKIEVSDDEVKVFIHLPIPIGKEQVHFDLEGNMLRIKMEDRQERRIEDERSHFYQISKRYKREERVLQLPVPVRKEKSRVEWREGGIWIIFPRI from the coding sequence TTGCAAGGGAAGAGACACAGCTTCCCTCAAATTTGGGAGAAGATCGAAAAGGAATGGGAAGAATTCTTGCGAAATGATTTGCCGTCACTTCAAAATTGGGCTTTCGTCGAAGAGAAGATTGAGGTTTCAGATGATGAGGTGAAAGTTTTTATTCACCTGCCGATACCTATCGGAAAGGAACAGGTTCACTTTGATCTGGAAGGAAACATGCTTCGCATCAAGATGGAGGATCGGCAAGAAAGGAGAATAGAAGATGAACGGAGCCATTTTTATCAGATATCAAAACGGTATAAGAGAGAGGAGCGGGTTCTTCAACTACCTGTCCCGGTGAGAAAGGAGAAGAGCAGGGTGGAATGGAGGGAGGGAGGGATATGGATCATTTTTCCTAGGATATGA
- a CDS encoding cold shock domain-containing protein, producing MVGKVKWFNAEKGYGFIQTEEGGDVFVHFSAIQGDGYKTLTEGQSVEFDIVQGNRGPQAANVVKLS from the coding sequence ATGGTTGGTAAAGTAAAATGGTTCAATGCTGAGAAGGGGTATGGGTTTATCCAAACGGAAGAAGGCGGAGATGTATTTGTTCACTTTTCCGCAATTCAGGGAGACGGATATAAGACCCTTACGGAGGGGCAATCGGTTGAGTTCGACATCGTTCAAGGTAATCGTGGTCCCCAAGCTGCCAATGTTGTGAAACTTAGCTAA
- the aceA gene encoding isocitrate lyase has protein sequence MTLDYTLKRNVEKEAEELQKEWETNPRWAGIKREYKAEDVIRLQGSVKIEYTLARLGADRLWKLLHEEPFIRALGALTGNQAVQMVKAGLKAIYLSGWQVAADANLAGQMYPDQSLYPANSVPHVVKRINQAFQRADQIQTVEGKGDTYWFAPIVADAEAGFGGPLNVFELMKAMIEAGAAGVHFEDQLSSEKKCGHMGGKVLIPTSHAIRNLTAARLAADVMGVPTLLVARTDANGAHLLTSDIDPRDQEFITGKRTPEGFYEIRGGIENAIARGLAYAPYADLLWVETSEPNLEEAERFADAIHKEYPGKLLAYNCSPSFNWKKKLDEKTIATFQEQIAEMGYKFQFVTLAGFHALNFSMFELARDYNQRGMAAYSDLQQKEFASEKYGYTATRHQREVGTGYFDEVSLVVSGGLSSTTALKGSTEEEQFTGVK, from the coding sequence ATGACGTTGGATTACACCTTGAAGAGGAATGTGGAGAAAGAGGCGGAAGAACTACAGAAAGAATGGGAAACAAACCCCCGCTGGGCTGGAATTAAACGGGAATATAAGGCGGAGGACGTGATCCGTCTTCAAGGTTCCGTGAAAATTGAATATACTTTAGCTCGCCTCGGGGCAGACCGTCTTTGGAAACTGCTGCATGAAGAACCCTTTATCCGTGCCCTGGGAGCATTGACAGGCAACCAAGCCGTTCAGATGGTAAAAGCCGGACTGAAGGCCATTTATTTAAGCGGGTGGCAGGTGGCTGCCGATGCGAACCTCGCGGGGCAAATGTATCCGGATCAAAGCCTTTACCCTGCCAACAGCGTTCCCCACGTGGTGAAGAGAATCAATCAAGCCTTTCAACGGGCCGACCAGATTCAAACCGTTGAGGGAAAAGGGGATACCTATTGGTTTGCCCCCATCGTTGCAGATGCTGAAGCCGGTTTTGGTGGGCCGCTTAACGTCTTTGAACTGATGAAAGCAATGATCGAAGCGGGCGCCGCAGGTGTTCATTTTGAAGACCAGCTCTCTTCCGAAAAAAAATGCGGCCACATGGGGGGGAAGGTTCTCATTCCCACCTCTCACGCCATCCGTAACCTGACTGCCGCAAGACTTGCCGCCGATGTGATGGGGGTTCCTACCCTTCTCGTGGCACGAACCGACGCGAATGGAGCTCATCTTTTGACCAGTGATATCGATCCGAGGGATCAGGAATTTATTACCGGCAAGAGAACCCCTGAAGGATTCTATGAAATCAGAGGAGGAATTGAGAACGCCATTGCCAGGGGCCTCGCCTATGCTCCTTATGCCGACCTGCTGTGGGTAGAAACCTCCGAACCCAATCTGGAGGAAGCTGAGAGATTTGCCGATGCCATTCATAAAGAATACCCAGGCAAGCTTCTCGCCTACAACTGCTCTCCCTCCTTCAACTGGAAAAAGAAACTGGATGAAAAGACCATCGCCACTTTCCAAGAACAGATCGCGGAAATGGGATATAAGTTCCAATTTGTCACCTTGGCCGGCTTCCATGCTCTCAACTTCAGCATGTTCGAACTGGCCCGCGATTATAATCAACGGGGCATGGCCGCATATTCCGACCTGCAACAAAAAGAATTTGCAAGTGAAAAATATGGATACACAGCTACCCGTCACCAACGTGAAGTGGGAACAGGCTATTTTGATGAGGTCTCTTTGGTTGTATCCGGCGGTCTTTCATCAACCACTGCCTTAAAGGGTTCAACAGAAGAAGAACAATTTACCGGTGTAAAATAG
- a CDS encoding ATP-binding protein — protein sequence MFTHFLDNLANILFLYLILNQIDELEARAKPKRRPLFDVLRIFSISLLVVLMFESFLYDGYFFDLRMLPLFILSFLRGYRIAIPVLILVASYRIVLSGAGMIPGILFGIAAPTIIGLIGYSGGLDFFNRKHFYPLFLLNWIVSFGTILILPIGSDIMSKIGLSHFLTYLVAGIGLHKLFADQFHRKLADIALREAEEQLEKIISIIPDALLVVRKNGEILYASPSAGYLFSTSDHHRLLGSSILEKLNEESKASLLKKLEEIEAGKEPELEELLIKREEGMPHFVEMNGRAIHYQGGKAILLVFRDITERKKTEEEIRNLDKLSMVGQLAAGIAHEIRNPLTSLKGFLQLMEEGGETKEYIPIMLAELERINLVTSELLLLSKPQMVQYRKQDIVVLLSEVISLLRTEGNLKGIEISLKTLSSVEPMYCEANQLKQVFINLIKNAIDATPHGGNIHIIVEMANQDMIRISIRDEGVGIAPELLSRLGKPFYTTKEKGTGLGLTVCFQIVRAHRGELQFESEPGKGTTVTILLPVSLQKT from the coding sequence ATGTTTACTCATTTTCTAGACAACCTGGCAAATATCCTCTTTCTTTATCTCATTCTTAATCAAATTGACGAGCTGGAAGCTAGAGCAAAACCAAAAAGGAGACCTTTGTTCGACGTTTTACGTATCTTTTCCATCTCTCTCCTTGTCGTTCTCATGTTTGAATCTTTCCTTTATGACGGGTACTTTTTTGACCTTCGCATGCTTCCTCTATTTATTCTTTCTTTTCTTAGAGGATACCGCATTGCCATTCCCGTTCTCATCCTCGTCGCTTCTTATCGCATCGTTCTATCCGGTGCGGGTATGATTCCAGGAATCTTGTTTGGGATTGCCGCACCGACGATCATCGGACTAATTGGCTATTCAGGGGGGCTCGATTTTTTTAACCGGAAACATTTTTACCCGCTCTTTCTCCTAAATTGGATCGTTAGTTTCGGAACGATTCTCATCCTGCCCATTGGCTCAGACATCATGAGCAAAATCGGCCTTTCTCACTTTCTCACTTATCTAGTGGCAGGAATTGGTCTTCACAAACTCTTTGCGGATCAATTCCATCGCAAGCTGGCCGATATTGCCTTAAGGGAAGCGGAGGAGCAGTTGGAGAAGATCATTTCGATTATTCCTGACGCTCTTTTGGTTGTGAGAAAGAACGGAGAAATCCTTTATGCCAGTCCGTCTGCGGGTTATCTCTTTTCTACATCCGATCATCACCGATTGTTAGGATCGTCCATACTTGAAAAATTAAATGAGGAGAGCAAAGCCTCCTTGCTAAAGAAATTGGAAGAAATCGAAGCAGGAAAAGAACCTGAGTTGGAAGAGCTCCTCATTAAGAGAGAGGAAGGTATGCCCCACTTTGTAGAAATGAACGGGAGGGCAATCCATTATCAGGGTGGGAAGGCAATTCTCCTCGTCTTCCGGGATATTACCGAAAGAAAAAAAACGGAAGAAGAGATTAGAAATCTGGACAAGCTCTCTATGGTCGGTCAATTGGCAGCAGGGATCGCTCACGAAATCCGCAATCCCCTCACATCTTTAAAAGGATTCCTCCAATTGATGGAGGAAGGGGGTGAAACAAAAGAATACATTCCCATTATGCTGGCAGAATTAGAGCGGATTAATCTGGTGACGAGCGAACTGCTCCTACTTTCCAAGCCTCAGATGGTTCAATATCGTAAACAAGACATCGTAGTCCTTCTATCCGAAGTCATCTCACTCCTTCGGACCGAGGGAAATCTAAAAGGAATTGAAATTTCCTTAAAAACACTCTCTTCTGTGGAGCCGATGTACTGTGAGGCAAATCAATTAAAACAAGTATTTATCAATCTCATTAAAAATGCCATCGATGCCACGCCGCACGGGGGGAATATCCACATCATCGTGGAGATGGCAAATCAGGACATGATTCGCATCTCTATTCGTGACGAAGGAGTAGGAATTGCTCCCGAACTTCTTTCTCGTTTGGGAAAACCGTTTTATACCACGAAAGAAAAAGGTACCGGGCTAGGGTTAACCGTCTGCTTTCAGATCGTTCGCGCTCACCGAGGCGAACTCCAATTCGAATCGGAGCCGGGCAAGGGGACAACCGTCACAATTCTTCTCCCCGTTTCTCTTCAGAAAACATGA
- a CDS encoding TRAP transporter large permease subunit, with protein MLRKIYLLIPIAAIIFFLAINLSPIRSAIYAIIVAVIIGMIQPGPNRLTIRGLFEALENGARSAIGVAIACTAAGIIVGVILLTGIGLKVANGLVDLAGGNVFLTLVMTMVASLILGMWEPLLRPIMSSHPPSLHPLSFI; from the coding sequence GTGCTTAGGAAAATCTACCTTTTAATTCCTATCGCAGCCATTATCTTCTTTTTGGCCATCAATTTAAGCCCGATCCGCTCCGCCATTTATGCGATTATCGTAGCTGTGATCATCGGGATGATTCAACCGGGACCAAACCGCTTAACCATCCGGGGTCTATTCGAAGCGTTAGAAAACGGAGCCCGGTCGGCCATAGGGGTTGCAATCGCCTGTACGGCGGCAGGAATAATCGTCGGGGTTATTCTCCTCACCGGAATCGGACTAAAAGTGGCCAACGGCCTAGTTGATTTAGCGGGCGGAAATGTTTTTCTTACTTTGGTCATGACCATGGTAGCCAGCCTCATTTTAGGTATGTGGGAACCCCTACTACGGCCAATTATGTCATCACATCCACCATCGCTGCACCCGCTCTCATTCATTTAG
- a CDS encoding ABC transporter permease — MNRRFFSHLWLERFQQWSRERFIEWRGIANGFLFLPIFLFMMALYYYPLFLKGLPESAPISPLLAFLFSLSTATGRIRYFVHPADLSFLPASEAELGGYFRRSFFLAWGLHALFLMLLFVVSLPLLIHHMSNKGFQLGAFLLLLLFLLKGWSLYLYSLEVRYQNRQRKDLSFVLRFFVAFLLLWGLMGGMPLLLWSGGVALLLTTLYYSLSLRTKAIAWSALLQEEERLNLAYARRVGAFVDVGGIAPAFKNRRSVTRLVKRVFPLDSFPYFSFLLLQWTRGDGFGMFFRLFAVGLLFLFFFPSPWVAMGEMVTVTLLSLLQLDSFFQTIKRKAFLPIVPIDQKGLKEGMFWAGKFLLTLFVLITTIPAILFYPFQLLQLLGFEGIAYAVGWWRLTKRLEKNG; from the coding sequence ATGAATCGTCGTTTTTTTTCGCATCTATGGTTGGAACGTTTTCAGCAATGGAGCCGGGAGCGGTTCATAGAATGGAGGGGAATTGCGAACGGATTTCTTTTTCTACCCATCTTCCTTTTCATGATGGCTCTTTATTACTATCCTTTGTTTTTAAAAGGGCTGCCGGAATCGGCTCCAATCTCCCCCCTCCTTGCTTTCCTCTTTTCTCTGAGTACCGCAACAGGAAGGATCCGATATTTTGTTCATCCTGCGGATCTTTCCTTTCTCCCCGCCTCAGAGGCGGAACTAGGGGGGTATTTCCGCCGCTCTTTTTTTCTTGCCTGGGGATTGCACGCCCTCTTTCTAATGCTGCTTTTTGTGGTATCCTTACCTCTTTTAATCCATCATATGTCGAACAAAGGCTTTCAACTCGGGGCATTTCTTCTTCTTCTGCTTTTTCTGTTAAAAGGATGGAGTCTTTATCTCTATAGTTTGGAAGTGCGCTATCAAAACCGACAAAGGAAAGATTTATCTTTTGTTCTCAGGTTTTTCGTCGCATTTCTCCTCCTTTGGGGCTTAATGGGTGGAATGCCCCTCCTGCTCTGGTCCGGAGGCGTAGCCCTTCTTCTCACCACCCTTTATTATTCCCTTTCTTTACGCACGAAAGCGATCGCATGGTCCGCTCTACTTCAGGAAGAGGAAAGGTTAAATCTGGCTTATGCCAGAAGAGTGGGAGCCTTTGTCGACGTGGGAGGAATCGCTCCTGCATTTAAGAACAGAAGGAGTGTAACCCGTCTCGTGAAAAGGGTATTTCCCCTCGATTCATTTCCTTATTTTTCATTCCTGCTCCTGCAATGGACGAGGGGGGATGGGTTTGGCATGTTCTTCCGCCTTTTTGCCGTAGGACTCCTTTTCCTATTCTTTTTTCCCTCTCCGTGGGTAGCGATGGGGGAAATGGTTACGGTAACGCTATTAAGCCTCCTTCAATTGGATTCGTTTTTTCAAACGATAAAGCGGAAGGCTTTTCTTCCTATTGTACCGATCGATCAAAAAGGGCTTAAGGAGGGGATGTTTTGGGCGGGAAAATTTCTTCTCACTTTGTTTGTCCTTATAACCACCATTCCCGCTATCCTCTTTTATCCTTTTCAACTTCTCCAGCTGTTAGGCTTCGAAGGAATTGCTTACGCAGTGGGATGGTGGAGGTTAACCAAGAGACTTGAGAAAAACGGTTAA
- a CDS encoding M1 family metallopeptidase translates to MRFRRILSLFVIYVLIGLITVYTSLLWVGFVREKIYSEEIDFMNPQGTNAFTQNEGVDPSPTYTHHLSFQPENRILTGDSLIQTWNRTNIPTREIHLQVFLRAFGKGEPAPVFNEFMPKVYPGGFSYSSLQLTQVLLDGEPVPYTVENADLKLILLKDWKPGEKKEIRISWKAELPAIHHRMGKEGDSFWFGNALPILAVYDGKWHSYAYEKAGDPFFSQFSDYHVEIEYPSRYTLISTGEKEERSEGEKKIAKVHAEGVREFAFALTAQHQVVSKLTEDGVLLQFYYYKLSKKAAQEGLDQAEEMLRFMKNLVGEYPYKRLTLFENEMFISGMEYPGLILLDRSKYKGETVVHEVAHQWFYNLVGNDQVMEPWLDEAIVTYYTDRFIRGSGLNDYYLQIKKRWEKDGKPKLSSVLGYTTWSQYYRDIYLYGSLMLYELEQKMGREKFNDFMKKYVAEFRGKIAHKEDFIRLAEEVSGVNLDSFFSNRIQ, encoded by the coding sequence GTGCGTTTTCGCCGAATTTTATCGTTGTTCGTTATATATGTTCTCATAGGCTTGATAACGGTCTACACATCGTTGCTCTGGGTTGGCTTCGTAAGGGAAAAAATCTATTCGGAAGAAATAGATTTTATGAATCCCCAGGGGACAAATGCCTTTACACAAAACGAAGGAGTAGATCCTTCTCCCACGTATACCCATCACCTCTCCTTTCAGCCTGAAAATCGGATTCTTACAGGTGATTCCCTCATTCAGACTTGGAATCGAACCAATATCCCTACCCGGGAAATTCATCTGCAGGTTTTTTTACGAGCTTTTGGTAAAGGGGAGCCTGCGCCGGTCTTTAACGAATTTATGCCGAAGGTTTATCCGGGAGGATTTTCCTATTCTTCTCTGCAATTGACCCAGGTGTTGCTGGATGGAGAACCTGTTCCTTACACCGTGGAAAACGCAGATTTGAAGTTGATCTTACTCAAAGATTGGAAACCGGGTGAGAAAAAGGAGATTCGAATCAGTTGGAAAGCTGAACTGCCTGCCATTCATCACCGGATGGGGAAGGAGGGGGATTCGTTTTGGTTTGGCAATGCCCTTCCCATTTTAGCCGTCTATGATGGGAAGTGGCATTCCTATGCCTATGAGAAGGCGGGTGATCCGTTCTTTTCCCAATTTTCCGATTATCATGTGGAGATCGAATATCCGTCCCGGTATACCCTAATCTCTACCGGTGAGAAAGAGGAAAGAAGCGAAGGGGAGAAGAAAATAGCTAAGGTGCATGCCGAAGGGGTTAGGGAGTTTGCATTTGCCCTCACCGCCCAACATCAGGTGGTCAGCAAACTGACGGAGGATGGGGTGCTGCTCCAATTCTACTACTACAAGTTGTCAAAAAAGGCAGCTCAAGAAGGGTTGGATCAGGCGGAAGAAATGCTCCGCTTTATGAAGAATTTGGTGGGGGAGTATCCGTATAAGCGATTAACCCTTTTTGAAAATGAAATGTTTATCTCCGGAATGGAGTACCCCGGATTGATTCTGCTGGACCGGTCCAAATATAAAGGGGAAACGGTAGTCCACGAAGTTGCCCATCAATGGTTTTACAACTTGGTCGGGAATGATCAGGTCATGGAACCTTGGCTGGATGAAGCGATCGTAACCTATTATACGGATCGCTTCATCCGAGGATCCGGTTTAAACGATTACTATCTCCAAATAAAAAAAAGATGGGAGAAAGATGGGAAGCCAAAGCTTTCTTCGGTGCTGGGGTATACCACCTGGAGTCAATACTATAGGGACATATACCTCTATGGGAGTCTAATGCTTTATGAATTGGAACAGAAAATGGGAAGAGAAAAATTTAACGACTTCATGAAAAAATACGTGGCAGAGTTCCGTGGGAAGATTGCCCATAAAGAAGATTTTATCCGTTTGGCGGAAGAAGTTAGCGGTGTTAACTTAGATTCCTTCTTTTCCAACCGTATCCAATAA
- a CDS encoding ABC transporter ATP-binding protein, producing the protein MGDLLDVEGITGGYSYEYPVLHHVSFSVKKGEIVALLGLNGAGKSTLIKHILGFLKPFKGKITIDGKHIDENPQEYRRKFAYIPEMPIYYENLTLGEHLRFAAKVYGLTDEEVKDRLPRLLKEFNMEGKEELFPSFFSKGMKQKMMIMAALLVRPALYVIDEPLLGLDPLGIRSLLQALVVERERGAGIFMSTHILSTAERYCDRFLILHQGKLIASGTLQELRRGVGAPHASLDEIYLQWIERGEEK; encoded by the coding sequence ATGGGTGATCTTTTAGATGTGGAAGGAATAACGGGAGGCTACTCATATGAATATCCGGTTCTCCATCACGTCTCCTTTTCGGTAAAGAAAGGAGAGATTGTTGCTTTATTGGGATTAAACGGAGCCGGTAAAAGCACGTTAATTAAACATATCCTCGGTTTCCTAAAACCTTTTAAAGGAAAAATAACGATTGATGGAAAGCATATAGATGAAAATCCCCAGGAATACCGGAGAAAATTTGCATATATTCCTGAAATGCCCATCTATTACGAAAATTTAACTCTTGGGGAACATCTTCGATTTGCAGCAAAGGTTTATGGTCTGACCGATGAGGAGGTTAAGGATCGCCTTCCTCGCCTTTTAAAAGAATTTAACATGGAAGGGAAGGAGGAGTTATTCCCCTCCTTCTTCTCAAAGGGAATGAAGCAAAAGATGATGATCATGGCGGCCCTGCTCGTCAGGCCTGCTCTTTATGTGATCGATGAACCGTTATTAGGGCTTGATCCCTTGGGGATCAGGTCCCTCCTACAGGCCTTGGTTGTGGAAAGGGAGAGGGGAGCAGGGATTTTCATGTCTACGCACATCCTCTCAACGGCCGAACGGTACTGTGATCGTTTCCTCATTCTTCATCAGGGAAAATTGATCGCGTCGGGAACTCTTCAGGAATTGCGAAGGGGGGTAGGAGCCCCCCATGCTTCCTTGGATGAGATTTATCTCCAGTGGATTGAACGGGGAGAAGAGAAATGA
- a CDS encoding SPFH domain-containing protein: MNDYISVFNVIVLLIALFVIIILFRSVRIVRQAEVYVVERLGKFHRLMDSGIHLVIPFIDRIASIKDLRERVVDFPPQSMITKDNVSIQIDTVVYYQITDPIRNQYEISNPITAIENLTATTLRNLVGELDLDQTLTSRDTVNAKLRSVLDEATDKWGIKVNRVEIKNILPPRDIQDAMERQMRAERIRREAVLTAQGEKEAKILQAEGLKAAKILEAEAEKEAQIRRAEGDRESQVLRAMGEAEAILRISEAKAQGQKLVYEAIKEVAPTKEVVQLRSMEALENVANGQATKLVIPTDATSFLGLIAGAKEVLDQK, from the coding sequence ATGAATGATTATATCTCCGTTTTTAATGTGATCGTTCTCCTCATTGCGCTCTTCGTAATCATCATTCTTTTCCGCTCTGTCCGAATTGTGCGGCAGGCGGAAGTATATGTGGTTGAACGCCTTGGGAAATTCCACCGTTTAATGGACAGTGGAATTCATCTGGTCATACCCTTCATCGACCGTATCGCCTCCATCAAGGATTTACGGGAGAGGGTCGTAGATTTCCCGCCACAAAGCATGATTACGAAGGATAATGTGAGCATCCAAATCGACACCGTTGTCTACTATCAGATTACGGATCCGATCCGAAATCAATATGAAATCTCCAATCCCATTACCGCCATTGAAAATCTTACGGCAACCACCCTTCGTAACTTGGTGGGTGAATTGGACCTGGACCAAACGCTTACTTCCCGGGATACGGTAAATGCGAAATTGCGTTCCGTTCTTGATGAAGCGACCGATAAATGGGGGATTAAAGTAAATCGGGTGGAGATTAAAAACATCCTTCCACCCCGAGATATTCAGGATGCGATGGAACGGCAGATGAGAGCGGAGCGGATACGCCGTGAAGCGGTTCTCACCGCCCAAGGGGAAAAAGAAGCAAAAATTTTGCAAGCCGAAGGGTTAAAGGCCGCCAAGATTTTAGAGGCAGAAGCGGAGAAAGAGGCCCAGATCCGCCGGGCCGAGGGGGATCGGGAATCCCAGGTTCTGCGGGCGATGGGGGAAGCCGAAGCGATCCTTCGTATTTCCGAGGCAAAGGCCCAAGGACAAAAATTGGTTTACGAAGCGATCAAAGAGGTAGCCCCGACGAAAGAGGTAGTACAGCTTCGCTCCATGGAGGCTTTGGAGAATGTGGCCAATGGCCAAGCGACCAAATTAGTTATCCCCACGGATGCTACCTCTTTCTTAGGATTGATTGCAGGTGCAAAAGAAGTGCTGGATCAGAAATAA
- a CDS encoding NfeD family protein, whose product MGWNMPLLWISLGIILLAVEIFTLTFILLWIGISALAAGIIAFFIPAPGFQLLIFSISSILLLLFTRPLTRKWRSRSPNVPSGVYALIGKEGHAVTELEESKTGEVKIGGEIWSGRSISGLIKEGEKIVVLDVQGVTLIVGKEKEDL is encoded by the coding sequence ATGGGATGGAATATGCCGCTCTTATGGATTAGTCTGGGGATTATCCTGTTGGCCGTTGAGATCTTTACCTTAACCTTTATTTTGCTTTGGATCGGAATAAGTGCCCTCGCTGCAGGGATCATAGCATTCTTTATCCCTGCACCCGGTTTCCAGTTATTGATCTTCTCCATAAGTTCCATCCTTCTTCTTCTCTTTACTCGCCCCCTCACCCGAAAATGGCGAAGCCGCTCTCCGAATGTTCCCAGTGGAGTTTACGCTTTAATTGGTAAAGAAGGGCATGCGGTAACCGAGTTGGAAGAATCAAAAACAGGAGAAGTAAAAATTGGCGGTGAAATATGGAGCGGCCGCTCCATCTCCGGCCTGATCAAGGAAGGGGAAAAGATTGTGGTTTTAGATGTTCAGGGTGTTACCCTCATCGTCGGAAAAGAAAAGGAGGATTTATAA